One window of the Lytechinus pictus isolate F3 Inbred chromosome 5, Lp3.0, whole genome shotgun sequence genome contains the following:
- the LOC129261901 gene encoding deleted in malignant brain tumors 1 protein-like, with protein MSHVYFFIITYTSLSINMNILCMLIVMMMLNIFQAHMAEAETEGDVRLVDGSNAYEGRVEVFSGGRWGTVCGRLFDEAEGRVVCHQLGLGSVALSWKPVSVMYDAYFGGNANLPINLEDARCVGVEDRLTVCDGTWGDDVVECDHSQDVGIICSYGNETEGDIRLVGAGVGIESEGRVQILRHNEWGTICHYSWDLKDADVACRQLGFEMAILATRNSLYGGGNLGQTVMLSNVRCNGTEEHLLDCENDGWGVEDCELHQEDSGIVCENDVFEGTMRLTGEIITQEGYHEGLLEIYDGGSWGTVCMDESFLNTEAVVACRHLGFNRVARFGTTSTPGSGVIKLDQVSCYGYELTLGNCRHGVWGNPSPSCTYDTNVPTNVRLTCFNEPATHGEVRLVNGFTFSHGRVEYYDEYEEHWSTICSSTSMKSDMEIANVVCRQLGYLAASDSFGRSYFGPGSTDQSIDIVRCNGFEAAFEDCEHDLYSGDCEEHGNDIGIVCTDQVYEGIVRLVDGSDYTKGRLEIYHGDRWGTICNSSWTGDDASVACRELGLGNVKYAYENYGPGNGPVHLDDVGCRGTEVNLTNCQKSDWGVSECGHDHDVGLSCFLFKEPETAEVRLTGGSSFKEGRLEFYSREDTWYSVCKDESWGQAEAQVVCNVLELEVESGDVDFGPALYPGMISNVDCIGTESDFDFCYYYIENNDCGAENTVGIVCKDVPVPPSEGDVRLRDGETFDEGRLEIYHNGVWGYICRTNWKKSEAKVACRQLGYDHVSKVNIYTNYISRPVHLDHVQCVGDEERLTDCYYRPWGDVSCSPSYGVGIACSEDPEQDPIEGWAIALIVIFSFLVFGFGASSIGYILYKKRASTVNSVSQS; from the exons ATGAGCcacgtttattttttcataataacGTATACTTCATtatcaataaatatgaatatcctTTGCATGCtcatagtgatgatgatgcttaATATCTTCCAGGCACACATGGCTGAAGCAGAGACTG AGGGCGACGTCCGACTCGTTGACGGTTCGAACGCGTACGAAGGACGAGTCGAGGTCTTCTCTGGAGGACGATGGGGTACTGTCTGTGGTCGTCTGTTCGATGAAGCCGAGGGACGGGTCGTGTGTCACCAACTCGGCCTCGGGAGTGTTGCGTTGAGTTGGAAACCTGTTTCTGTCATGTACGATGCGTATTTTGGCGGGAATGCTAATCTACCTATAAATCTTGAGGATGCGAGATGTGTCGGTGTAGAGGATCGTCTGACGGTTTGCGATGGTACCTGGGGAGACGATGTAGTAGAATGCGATCATTCGCAGGATGTCGGGATCATATGCTCGTATGGAAATG AAACGGAAGGAGATATCCGATTAGTCGGAGCTGGTGTTGGTATCGAATCAGAAGGTCGAGTTCAAATATTACGTCACAATGAGTGGGGTACTATCTGTCATTATTCATGGGATCTGAAAG ATGCCGATGTTGCTTGTCGCCAGTTGGGCTTCGAGATGGCCATCCTAGCGACCAGGAACTCTCTGTATGGAGGTGGAAACCTTGGACAGACGGTGATGTTGAGTAATGTAAGATGTAATGGAACAGAAGAACATCTTCTTGATTGTGAGAATGATGGATGGGGTGTCGAAGACTGTGAACTTCATCAGGAAGACTCAGGCATCGTCTGTGAAAATGATG TTTTTGAAGGCACAATGCGACTTACCGGGGAAATTATCACCCAGGAAGGGTATCACGAAGGTTTACTCGAGATTTACGACGGAGGCAGCTGGGGCACCGTCTGCATGGACGAGTCCTTTTTGAACACCGAAGCCGTGGTCGCTTGCCGCCATCTTGGTTTCAATAGGGTGGCACGATTCGGGACCACCTCCACCCCTGGATCGGGCGTCATTAAATTGGATCAAGTAAGCTGTTATGGATACGAGCTGACACTTGGTAACTGCCGCCATGGTGTCTGGGGTAACCCCTCACCATCGTGTACCTATGATACAAATGTCCCGACAAATGTACGATTGACTTGTTTTAATGAGCCAg CCACACATGGTGAAGTTCGCCTTGTTAATGGGTTTACTTTCTCGCACGGACGTGTTGAATACTACGACGAATATGAAGAACATTGGTCGACCATCTGCAGCTCAACGAGCATGAAGAGCGATATGGAGATCGCGAACGTCGTGTGTCGGCAACTCGGCTACCTGGCCGCCAGCGACTCGTTCGGACGATCATACTTTGGCCCTGGTTCAACTGATCAGTCTATTGACATTGTACGTTGTAATGGTTTCGAGGCGGCTTTTGAAGATTGTGAACATGACCTCTACAGCGGAGACTGTGAAGAGCATGGAAATGATATTGGTATTGTCTGCACTGATCAAG TTTACGAAGGGATCGTCCGTCTAGTGGATGGGTCAGACTACACCAAGGGTCGACTTGAGATCTACCACGGCGATCGATGGGGTACAATCTGCAACTCTAGCTGGACTGGGGACGATGCTTCGGTTGCTTGCAGGGAATTGGGATTGGGAAATGTCAAGTATGCTTATGAGAATTATGGACCAGGCAATGGACCGGTACATCTAGATGACGTAGGATGCCGGGGTACCGAAGTAAACCTAACGAACTGCCAGAAGAGCGATTGGGGAGTGAGCGAATGTGGACACGACCATGATGTCGGTctatcttgttttctttttaaag aGCCAGAAACTGCTGAAGTTCGCCTAACGGGTGGTTCGAGTTTCAAAGAGGGGAGATTAGAGTTTTACAGTCGTGAAGATACTTGGTACAGCGTCTGCAAAGACGAGTCCTGGGGTCAAGCCGAGGCGCAGGTGGTCTGTAATGTACTTGAACTCGAAGTCGAATCCGGAGACGTGGATTTCGGACCCGCCCTCTATCCGGGAATGATAAGCAACGTTGACTGTATAGGAACAGAGAGTGATTTTGATTTCTGCTATTATTACATCGAGAATAATGATTGTGGAGCAGAAAATACGGTTGGAATCGTGTGCAAAGATGTACCAG TTCCTCCATCGGAAGGGGATGTACGACTACGAGATGGAGAAACCTTCGATGAGGGTAGACTTGAGATATACCACAATGGCGTGTGGGGGTACATCTGCAGGACCAACTGGAAAAAAAGTGAAGCTAAAGTTGCATGCCGACAACTGGGCTATGATCATGTCAGTAAAGTCAACATATATACGAACTATATTTCTAGGCCTGTTCATCTGGATCATGTCCAATGTGTCGGTGACGAGGAAAGGTTGACTGATTGTTACTATAGACCTTGGGGAGATGTCAGCTGTTCTCCGTCGTATGGAGTTGGAATTGCCTGCTCAGAAGATCCAG AACAAGATCCTATTGAGGGATGGGCCATTGCTCTCATTGTAATCTTCTCTTTCCTGGTATTTGGCTTCGGAGCAAGCTCTATTGGATATATCCTATACAAGAAAAGGGCTAGTACTGTTAACAGCGTTTCACAAAGTTAA